ATACGGCAACTGGTGGATGTGCTGCAACAGCTCCCTGGCTTCACCCCTGATCTGCTGTTCAGCCGCTTGCCAAGACTGATGCGAGAGCCCGATGCACGACGCATGGGAGTTGAACTAGCCCAGGGATTGGCCGAACGTGGAGTTGTCCGACTGGTTAGAGCGGCAGCAGGAGTCTCCCCCTAGATTCCGTGCGCTTCGGTCTGGCCATGTCTGCACGATCACGCCTCCGGCGGCAAGCCCTCGCAACAGGTTCAGCACTCGCCATCAGCGTTCTGAGCTGCTTCCAACCTGCCCATGCTGCCAAAGATGTAGCCCTCGTCAGTGGTGCATTCATCCGTTCCATCAGCGTGGCCGATCTGGCTTACCTGGCTGAAACCGGGGAAGCTCGAGGTCTACTTGCCGATCTTCTGAAACTGAGCCGACAGGATCCTGCAGAGGTAGCCAAACTTCTGAATCAGAACATCGATCTGCCGCTGGTATTGACCAGCCGACTGATGTCAACCCGGATCGGCGACGTGATCCTCACGCGCGTCGCCAAGATCATCTATCCGCTGAAAGTGCCTGCCCCGTCCGTCAGCGTGCCCGCCATCCGTGCCGGAGTGATCAACGGCATGCAGATCGGAGAGGGAGGCCTGACCGCCATCAAATTCCTCGAGG
This region of Synechococcus sp. NOUM97013 genomic DNA includes:
- a CDS encoding alpha/beta hydrolase, translating into MSARSRLRRQALATGSALAISVLSCFQPAHAAKDVALVSGAFIRSISVADLAYLAETGEARGLLADLLKLSRQDPAEVAKLLNQNIDLPLVLTSRLMSTRIGDVILTRVAKIIYPLKVPAPSVSVPAIRAGVINGMQIGEGGLTAIKFLEAYPAEVMEINIPALMAVIEKAESIAGLVQFFSDSPLDGLKDGGN